From Halalkalicoccus subterraneus, the proteins below share one genomic window:
- a CDS encoding ABC transporter permease, translating to MNVRESAARNRVRIGSAIALIVLAVVVTIWADLPLADLFTVGFVSRSLQAATPIALAAIGGLYAEKSGVFNIGLEGFMIFGAVNTAAIMWLLSGGSPTQGDLWLAMLASVLLTLLYTVLFAVLLIRYKADQIVAGLAVWFIGLGFGPFMAVRLWGSRNSPGLEGIDTVTIPVLSEIPVLGSILFDTSPLVWLTGILAVAAWIVLYRTRYGYWLQAAGENPEALDTAGINVTRVRYAAVIFSGAMAGLGGAVLLAHAGSFTGTGDTMVNGRGWIGIVAYLFGNYNPLGAAAAALLFGGLDMLQIQFQTVGIELPNRLVNLFPYLAVIIVLTIWGSTRVPSAVGEPYESEE from the coding sequence ATGAACGTCCGCGAAAGCGCTGCCCGCAACCGCGTCCGGATCGGGAGCGCCATTGCCCTGATCGTGCTGGCCGTGGTGGTCACGATCTGGGCGGACCTACCGCTTGCGGACCTCTTCACGGTCGGGTTCGTCAGTCGATCGCTACAGGCGGCCACACCGATCGCGCTTGCGGCCATCGGTGGACTGTACGCCGAGAAAAGCGGCGTGTTCAACATCGGACTCGAGGGGTTCATGATCTTCGGCGCGGTCAACACGGCGGCGATCATGTGGCTCCTGAGTGGGGGCTCGCCCACGCAGGGTGACCTCTGGTTGGCCATGCTCGCGTCGGTTCTGCTCACCCTCTTGTACACCGTGCTGTTCGCCGTGTTGCTGATCCGTTACAAGGCCGATCAGATCGTCGCGGGCTTGGCGGTCTGGTTCATCGGCCTCGGGTTCGGTCCTTTCATGGCCGTCCGCCTCTGGGGGAGCCGGAACAGTCCGGGCCTCGAGGGCATCGACACCGTCACGATCCCTGTCCTCTCGGAAATCCCGGTGCTGGGATCGATCCTCTTCGATACCTCGCCGCTGGTGTGGCTCACTGGGATTCTGGCCGTGGCGGCCTGGATCGTCCTCTATCGGACCCGCTATGGCTACTGGCTGCAGGCGGCCGGTGAGAACCCGGAAGCGCTGGATACGGCGGGCATCAACGTCACTCGGGTCCGGTACGCGGCAGTGATCTTCTCCGGCGCAATGGCGGGGTTGGGCGGTGCTGTGTTGCTGGCACACGCGGGGTCGTTCACGGGCACCGGCGATACGATGGTCAACGGGCGGGGATGGATCGGCATCGTGGCCTATCTGTTCGGCAACTACAACCCGCTCGGCGCGGCGGCCGCGGCGCTGCTGTTCGGGGGCTTGGACATGCTACAGATCCAGTTTCAGACCGTCGGCATCGAGCTGCCAAACCGGCTCGTCAACCTCTTCCCGTATCTGGCCGTGATCATCGTGCTGACGATTTGGGGCTCGACGCGGGTCCCGTCGGCGGTCGGCGAGCCCTACGAGAGCGAGGAGTAA
- a CDS encoding SDR family NAD(P)-dependent oxidoreductase, which yields MDLTDSRILITGGAGFIGSHLTERLLAEGNDVVVVDDFSNSQRSTLPSSVELIEGDLTDRDLVSEVIDSRIDGVFHLAARKSVNDEDPREQFEANTAMTYNVLEAMDDAGVSEIAFTSSSTVYGEAPRPTPEDYAPLEPISVYGASKLADESLLSTYAHTHGMTVWNFRFANIVGSGLRGAVIPDFIEKLQANPETLTILGNGLQEKSYMYIEDCLDAMFHVIEHADRPMNTVNLGTRTTTSVNRIADIVSDELGLDPDYEYTGGERGWTGDVPKMRLSIEKLTGMGWDGELESDNAVRRTASELIAEMVR from the coding sequence ATGGATTTGACGGACAGCAGGATCCTCATTACTGGCGGCGCTGGGTTTATCGGTTCGCACCTCACTGAACGACTCCTTGCCGAGGGGAACGACGTCGTTGTGGTCGATGATTTCTCGAACAGTCAGCGATCGACGCTGCCCAGTAGTGTCGAACTGATCGAGGGCGATCTGACCGACCGTGACCTCGTAAGCGAGGTAATCGACAGTCGTATCGACGGTGTATTCCACCTCGCAGCGCGCAAATCCGTCAACGACGAGGATCCACGCGAGCAGTTCGAGGCCAACACAGCGATGACCTACAACGTCCTCGAGGCGATGGATGATGCCGGTGTCTCGGAGATCGCGTTTACCTCCTCATCGACCGTCTACGGGGAAGCACCCCGACCGACTCCCGAAGACTACGCTCCTCTCGAACCGATCAGCGTCTATGGAGCGAGCAAGCTCGCCGACGAAAGCCTGCTCTCAACGTACGCCCATACCCACGGAATGACGGTCTGGAACTTCCGGTTCGCCAACATCGTGGGGTCGGGGCTTCGCGGCGCAGTGATCCCGGACTTCATCGAGAAGCTGCAAGCGAATCCCGAGACGCTGACGATCCTCGGCAATGGCCTTCAGGAGAAGTCCTACATGTATATCGAGGACTGTCTCGATGCCATGTTCCACGTCATCGAGCACGCCGACCGGCCGATGAACACGGTCAATCTCGGAACGCGGACGACGACGTCGGTCAACCGGATCGCCGATATCGTCAGCGACGAGCTCGGACTCGATCCCGACTACGAGTACACGGGCGGCGAGCGCGGCTGGACCGGTGACGTGCCGAAGATGCGTCTCTCGATCGAGAAGCTCACCGGGATGGGCTGGGACGGTGAACTGGAGAGCGACAACGCGGTACGACGGACGGCCAGCGAGCTCATCGCGGAAATGGTTCGATAG
- a CDS encoding AI-2E family transporter codes for MPVSPDPPEWIVKQPGLTALALLSSLLGLFVLLPYFQFVLFGVVLAYILHPIQQRIERYIRPTVAAISVVIATLLLVLLPLVYVVTVAVQQSLGVVDSFREGQLTVGMIQDVLETNEYAVDFVALYEANQERIATTLQDITIGAINVVGGLPSLFIGLTVTLFVLFALLRDGERLLAWVQWVLPVDDAVLDELRTGLDQLMWASVVGNVAVAAIQAVLLGIGLLVAGVPAVVFLTVATFVLTLLPLVGAFGVWVPAAAYLTVMGRPTAGAAIAVYGLLVTLSDTYFRPALIGQTSAYNSTIVVVGIFGGLVAFGAVGLFIGPVVLGGVKLTLDCFARERTGETTRIPRDETETGGAGNGTAPAMSDPGDTDEN; via the coding sequence ATGCCAGTCAGCCCCGATCCACCGGAGTGGATCGTCAAACAGCCCGGTTTGACCGCACTCGCGCTACTGAGCAGTCTCCTCGGGCTGTTCGTTCTACTGCCGTATTTCCAGTTCGTCCTGTTCGGCGTCGTGCTCGCGTATATCCTGCATCCCATCCAGCAACGCATCGAACGGTACATCAGGCCGACGGTCGCGGCGATCTCCGTCGTCATCGCCACGTTACTGCTCGTCTTGCTCCCGCTGGTCTACGTCGTGACGGTGGCTGTACAACAGTCACTCGGGGTTGTCGATTCGTTCAGAGAAGGGCAGCTCACCGTCGGAATGATCCAGGACGTACTCGAGACCAACGAGTATGCCGTCGATTTCGTCGCCCTCTACGAGGCGAACCAGGAGCGGATCGCGACGACTCTCCAGGACATCACGATCGGGGCAATCAACGTCGTCGGCGGCTTGCCGAGTCTGTTCATCGGGCTAACGGTCACGTTGTTCGTCCTCTTCGCCCTGTTGCGCGATGGAGAGCGGCTCCTCGCGTGGGTCCAATGGGTGTTACCGGTCGACGATGCGGTGCTGGACGAACTCCGTACGGGACTCGATCAGCTCATGTGGGCCTCGGTCGTCGGGAACGTCGCCGTCGCGGCCATTCAGGCGGTGTTGTTGGGTATCGGGTTGCTGGTCGCCGGCGTTCCGGCGGTGGTCTTTCTCACAGTCGCCACCTTCGTGTTGACACTGCTTCCCCTCGTCGGCGCGTTTGGGGTCTGGGTTCCGGCGGCAGCGTACCTCACCGTAATGGGGCGGCCAACCGCCGGTGCGGCGATAGCCGTATACGGACTACTGGTGACCCTCTCGGATACGTACTTCCGGCCTGCCTTGATCGGCCAGACTAGCGCCTACAACTCCACAATCGTCGTCGTCGGTATCTTCGGTGGGCTCGTCGCCTTCGGTGCCGTCGGGCTGTTCATCGGACCCGTCGTCCTCGGCGGTGTGAAACTCACTCTCGATTGCTTTGCTCGGGAGCGTACTGGAGAGACGACCCGAATTCCGCGAGACGAGACGGAAACTGGCGGAGCGGGAAACGGTACTGCACCAGCGATGAGCGATCCAGGCGACACCGACGAGAACTAA